GCACGAAAATACAAAGAAACGAGTGTTCTATAATTATTTGTAACGCTTCTAATTAGGAGAGAAGCATTAACAATTCTCAAGACATTTCAATTAAGATGGCCTCTACTTCTACAAAATATAAAATTGGTGTAACGCACAGTTCTCTCGGATAATTGATACACTTCCGGGACACACTTTCAAACACTtccttagatttttttttattgcgatggttCTAATGGATTCACACGCATTCACCTTTGCACACAAATTTGCGATTGTAATTCACCAATTTATGCCAAGTTTCATCTTGGTGGTGGTTGTAGTTATGCCAGGGCTGGGTGCCAAGCCTTGCGCCGTTCGTAAAAACTCAGTCGTACGTGTGCGCTCTAGATATCTtgaatacgtaatttattgcacaTGACATAATTCACCTAACGACAGTGAATTTCACTTAATTACCCGTAAGGTGTCCCTTATTTTTGTTAAGTATAAAGCTTGTGTATCACAGAGTTCCCTATGTATAGACGCTGGGAAACAAAGCGCAAAATGACCATGTAACGCTTTCAATCACCTGGGGCTAAATAATTTATAACTACTGTATTTAATTCAACGCATTTACCTTTGCCCACAAATTCACCATTGTGTTCGGCCCTTGTTCGCCAAATTTGGTATTGGTGGCATTAGTATTTACATTTGGGCAGCGGGGTTAACTTTCGCCGCTCGCGAAATACACTAATAACGCTCAGGAGAACTTGCGTACGGAATTTATTGCAAAAAGCACAATATAACCACACGCTTCAaactttgcctacacattacacacaacgtgcctcttATTTTCACGGAATATCAACACGGTGCCTTGCATAGTTCACCAAGGACACCACAGAAACCAAGTACAAACCTGGTATTGCGCACGAAAATAGGGGGGAAATGGAGTTCAGTAACTATTCGCAACGCTTCCAaataagccagaaccgtggaacTTTCACCACACATTAAAGCATGTCCCCTAAATTTACTGAATTAGAAGTTAGTGTATTGTGCGTTGTTTTAAGACTCCTGGAACCTTTGCGAATAACGGTGGTATGACACTCTGgaacgcttgaataagtaactttctacaaaggctatAAATAGCGTACATATAATAAAAATTTCTTGTCCATCAGTCACAACATACCTCTTATTTCAAcgaaatatattaaaaaagaaaaacgaaccTAGCATAGTTCAGCGAGGAAGACCGGGAGAAAGCATCTACTTGCCTCATATAACACTTAAAAATTTGGGAGAAgagtattcagtaattattttcaaaagCGCATAATTAACCTGCATACTTCAAACTTTCAGGTGCACGTCGTCCATACTTTGTGAGTgatccagctttttttttttcctttagaaAGCCATGAGTACGGGCAAGTAACATCTTTCAGCGCTTCTAGTCGCATTAGAAGCAGACTCGTACGTAACAAATGACGCTTATTAGTTGTAAtctgtgtaatgaagaagacaagacgacgacgaagcagtcagcaagcaagccacagtgttgggtgcaaccacgcgccccgagcttgcgcttgcccggtaTTTTGCTGCTGGTCGccccgccgcttcttgacgttcgcctgacatTTGTCGCCGctccttgacgtttacacgtcaATAAATCACGTGGCATCTGTTACATTCTTGGCAACAACCAATCACAATTTCATCCTCATGGCTTGCTTCAGCGTGAAGTTTGTTCTGTAGCTAATGACtaattgtttttatttcttttcgaaATGTCCAAAACAACGACTCCCACTTCAGCACCACATCGAAAGCGCATATTTACGTGTTTATTTCATGTTAACAGAAAGAAAATCAGGAACGTGCAATcttttttattcaagaaaagaACACTTCCAAAAAAAAGCAGTTTTCGCCAGATGAATGTCTAAATTAACATTATAAGAAATAAATGTGCACATTAAACGCAAGAAATGTACACTTTGAGCATGTATATAAATACCTGTAGCCATATGTGTATGTGCATGTGCATGCACAGTTTATGCGCAGTGTATGCATAGCCACGCGGCTGTGCACATTGCATACGTAGCCGCGTAGTTACATGCATACAAGTATAGAATATCCGCAATTTTTGAAAGAAGCACCGTGGAAGGAGGAAACTTGAAAGGAGAGAGAGATGAGGACGAACCAGAAACAGTAAGGGAGTAGGCGAAGAGCAGAGTCTCAGTAAAACGTGTGTTATCTTAAAGGACCTTTCGTGAGAAAATTAAAGAACACAGTTATGCTATTCTCGCACTATCCACTAGAGCAGTTGGTGCCGGTGGCGAAGTATTTCTGCAGCAATTACAACGAGCGCTATACGCGAGTGTATGTGCGAAGCATCTTATGTACCTCTCAGGGACCGGAGACGCCTATAATGTATATGTCATTTTAACTTCAGTTCCTAAAGCACCCTAAGCCATTAAGCTTTCGTAAGGGCACAGtcctacaatatatatatatatatatatatatatatatatatattgtgatggcAAAAcacgtagcgtagtcggtcgcaactgcgatccacttgttctcaggagccattctaccgcgtcggtctcgacctcctcggcccatttccttcgtctgcttcagggaacaagtggatcgcagttgcgaccgactacgctacgcgttttgccatcacgcgagctttgccgactagttgcgccactgacatcgccgatttcctccttcatgacgtcatcgttcgtcatggtgctcctcggcaactgctcacagaccgaggccgctacttcttgtcgaaagttgtcgatgacctccttcgttcctgttctgtggagcacaagctcactactgcgtaccacccgcagaccaacgggctcaccgaaaggctgaaccgcaccttaaccgatatgctgtcgatgtacgtgtctgacgatcatcgggactgggacagcgctttgccatacgtcacgttcgcgtacaactcctcccgtcacgacaccgccggtttttcgccgttttacctcctgtatggccaccaccctgcattgccttttgacacgctcctacctgctgttctacaacataccacggagtatgcccgcgatgctgccgcgcgagcccatatggcacgtcagatagctcatgagcgactatccgactcacaattatgccaaaaggaccgctacgaccgcagccaccgacACCTCTGCTTTTcgccgggatctcttgtgcttctctggactccttctcgtcgtgtcggtctctccgaaaagcttttatcgcgttacaccggaccttacaaggtttcacggcaacttagtgacgtgaattatgaaatcgccccactgaacagttcttcaccatctaccctgccatctcgtgacgtcgtgcacgtatcccgactgaagccgtacttttccgtcacctcctcgtgtaattagtctgcgccgagacggtgctcagcccgccggggcggttagatgttacgggccgcctccttgcattaaggaagaagacgacgatcgccgaaaaacgctgcgcgtgttcagccatcttggccagctctgccaacaatccctgtagataaatactatccctttttcgtctatttgacgccccgtcacaatatatatatatatatatatatatatatatatatatatcagttgtCAGCGCATGGTGTCGCTGGGattcttcgattatccgtctctgaccgtcccggactgtccgagaagctgcacacgcaacgctcattggctgaaagcactacCTCGGGCAGTGCGGGGCTGTCAGAAACGGATAATCAAAGAAGCCAACTGGTATGCTGAGCGAAAGGCTTTTCGCTTCTTTGGCGAATAATTCTTTGCCATTATTTCGCTCAACAACCCCCTTTCACTGCCCAGCTGCAACACCCTGGGCGCTTCACCCGGGTTTCCATAATAAACACTCTGAGCGCTTCATCCGGGGTTCCTTAATAGGTGTTCCCATGTATTAAGGTTCCTACCTTAATACACCTCAAATTAACGAGGTGAGACCGAAGGAATACCGTCGGCATTAGCCAGCGCCCAAAGAAAGGATTAGATTTAATTCATTAATTTACGGTGTATGCACCATGCTGTGGCATGCACCATATATGCACACACTTGTTCAGCAGGAACGCTCATATGTGTGCGCGTAGCGCTCACGCCAGCAGCGGAAGCAAGAACGAGGCCCAGGCTCTGTCAGTGTCCTCATCTAGTGGAGCAGGACGGCCcgtccacttggcttcgtcgcttttgcacAGAAAGGCACTGCGAGTCGAACTCCCTGGGCGCGGAACGCGCATGCGCGTCGATAGCgtgacatcacggcgacgccaacggcgacgATGCAAACGTGCCTCGAGCTCCCacgtaactgctatcgcaataattttttttctcacgtgTTTGCCTTCAGCCAACAGTCGTGCATGAAGGGTTTACGGGCCCTTCCTATACGTTGTGCCGGAAACTGCTGCGCGCTAGGGATTCTCCACTTACCCAGAGGCCGTCGCTGTCGCAGGTATCGAAGATGGCTGCATGGCCTTCGTACGTGTTGTCACTTGCCAGAAAGGTAGCAATGGGGGTCAACCTTGGGATGGTGCGACAATTGCTCTTGACCTTCTCGCCGCGGCGCCAAAACGACGTGTCGTAGTCGTGCATGCCGGGGCACAGCTCTTTTACCAGCGACACGCACTCCTTGCCGTCGTATTCGTTAAGCACCCAGTCGCCTACTTGTGGCTGCGGCTCGTGGCAGAGGATGGCCTCGTTCACTGCGCGAAGCGTGGCAAAGGCGCCGTACGGAAGGGCTCGTCAAAAGAACAGACCTTTCGCGAACAGCACGTGTGTGCTACATTTTCAGAGGTGGTGCACACGATCGCTCTGCATTGCAGCCGAGTACGCCTCAgaatgcctaacgttaagagacactaagagagcggtggggaccagacagcaaacggggatagccgatattttaattgacagtaagagagaaaaaaaaatggagctgggcagtccatgtaatgcgcaggatggataaccggggggccattagagttaaagaatggataccaagagaagggaagcgcattcgaggacggcagtaaaATAGGTgaggtggtgaagttaggaaatttgcaggcgcaagttgaaatcagctagcgcagtgacaggggtaattgcgagatctcagggagaggccttcgttctgcaggggacataaatataggctgatgatgatgattgtgatcAAGAGAGAGCAAGAAGGGCATAAGGTTCAGACAGACCAGACGAGCATCCGAGGTTGGCTACATACCCTGCAAAGGGGCAAGGAATAAAAACGAATAGAAATAGGAAGCGAATGTTCACTGTGTGAACACTATGTGCACGCAGTGTTACCTTGGCTACGTGCGTGCAGTGTTCGCTCATAGACGAGGTACCATGActcactgactgactgactgattgggTTTAACCTTCCAAGCGACATAGCGGCTATTAGGTATGTCGTAATTGGAGGGTTCTGGAGTAAAATGATTTAATGCGCACCTAATTCTGCGTACGCGAGCATTTTCTCAGTTCATCCTCGTAtaaacgcagcagccgccgccggcaATCGAATTCGTGACATCTAGCTCAGCAGCGTAGCGCCATAGCCAGACAGCTACCAAGGCTGCTCGATGTAGCATGCATGCTGTGAACACGTTCGTTTGGTATTATTCATCTTGGCTTAATTTTGTTAcgattaaaaattaaaattaattacGTGGTTTTGAGTGCCAAAGCCACAATATGTTGATGGCACggcgtagtgagggactccgtaATTATTTCGACCACCGgcggttcttaacgtgcacctaaatctaagtgcacgaacTGCTTTCCTTTGCTTTATTTTTAAGCAAGTTTTTATTTGCGAACTTCaccgggtttcgtgaccgtgggtgctgcggcctggttgttctctcaccgaacaggccaaccaatcacggcgcaggacgcgcgcGCCGCTGGTTTCCTATCACCACCACCTGATAGCGCTAGCATCCGCGGCATCCGCAGCagcattgcattagcctctctacaatgcctgaagcaggccttccgtgtcactttgtGTCGACATCCAGTAGAGATATTTCGAGTCTTTACGctcacagaaagcttcgctgcatgtagattccaactcgttggaagtgctgcatttttaaaatatttttctttctttcattccgccatcatcgaaatgcgaccgcagCCACCGGGACTGAACCTTTTGTTACGAAGTTGCTAAATTATAAAGTTtcggtttagaaaaaaaaaagaaatgtctgatctttgtggtttttctttctttcgttggGTGTTCTAGAAGCTAAATCGATTTGTTGCGGCCTTCATGCTGTCAATCAAATTTCGAACTTTTCCTTTAATGGAATAAGCGACTTCATTACAAGTGGTTCAGTAATTACCGAATGAGAGTGACTAGTTTATTTATTGATTTTCCTTAAAGGAATTGATAAATCAGATTTGGCTCCGTGTTAAAGAGACAGAGGGAGAAAGGGCAATAGAGGGAGGGTATTTTAATGGGAATTGGAGAGCTTTCATTGACCTGGCGGCTCATCCAGCATGTCACTCTAAATGAATGCGATGATGCATGAAATGACGTACCCAAAACGAACCATTCCATTTCAACATATACCATCAATAACATCCAAATCTAATGACAGTATTTCGGCTGAGGACCATGGTCAAGGCACAAATCTTGGGACTGAAACCGGGGTCTACCTGTATCATTATCctattttattttcaaagtgcTGGTCAAAAACAGCCAAAGAACTTCTCTACTCACTCGAAGCCATGCCGAGAACAAGGAGAGTTGCACACAATGCCAAACGATTCATGGTTGATCGACGTCGCTTCGCTTGTCCCGATGGAAGAACTGAGTAAAGACCGACTGTTGTGTGCGTATTTATTAGCGCTGCTTATCTGCGCGGGCCTTTCCAGCGACTCATCGCAGCAGAGCGCGACTGCGTTCATCAAGAATTCCGGCTTTTTTTCATGACGCACACATCCTCCTTTACTGTTTCTTTAGCTAACATCGATAAGTAATGAAACAGATGTGCAAGGCGTTAAAGCAGTCGCCCGTTGTTTGCGTGTCAGTGGCGCTCTGCTGCTGGTCACGTGGTCGTAGGGTACATTCCCAGCCGCATCATCATCAACTCCAACAACGTTCGTTTGATAACTATTAGTAATGTTGGCAACTGGCGCTATCACGTCAGCCTGAGTCACACGTTGGCTTATGAGGCTGGACACCACTAACGCGAGCGATTTCATGAAATCTTgctttatcaaaaaaaaaaaggaaagaaaacagaaaagaagaaaaggggaaaaaaaaggaaacggttCTGTTAAAACAACGACAACACGCAAGTGATGTTTCAGGTGATGGAGCTGTATCAATTACTCTTCGCAGTTTCCGTTTGTTTCCTACTTCAATTTAATCAGCAGGAGATTGATCAAACATGCAAATAGTAAGCGTGTATATATATTTTCATGTTATCGTGTTAACTGAATTTTGAAACATTAATAACTTCAGCGTTTACTTTGTTCCCGGCGCAGTGCCCACAAAAAGGAGCAGCCCACTGCACTTCCGCGCGCACGTGAGTGAATGCGTACAGTAGGCTACAAAAGTCTATGGGACACAGGTTCTACGATAAATGAGAATTTCTGCTCCTTTAAGTCACGACGCTTCTAACGTTTGCTGGATCATACTGTAGTTTGAACCCGAGGCATGTGCCCAAGTTTCGCGGGAATTACACTTTTTTCGCAAATCCCGTGTCCCATAAACTTTTGCAGACGACTGCACGTGTGCTCACAAAGTACATTAGTGTGTGGGCACAATAGAAGACCACAGCACGGCCAGGGGGCGCTGCGGCACCAGTCGCCGGCACCACCTGCAGCAAAAGAAAAATTAAACAGGCTGGGCATGTAGTCCTTTTCCGTTTAACTCCGCTGTGCTGACACAATTTTCTGCGTTGGCAAGACTGCACACGCAAAACGTTTCGACAGCGGTTTGAACGAAAAGAAGGGAAACAGAggggcttatttttttttttaatcacgaccatataaagccaacaggcaatgaggCCAAGGCAAGCATAGGAGTAGGCAGCTGTGGTTAAAATTGAAATGAAGAGTGgaatgaattcttttattaagaaaagggatcgaggaccgaaggtcgctggtggggaAGGAGGGACATACGAGTTAAGGTAGACACTCACTAGATCGCGGGAGCCAGGCCGCTAGCAATGCCGAAGTGGGCTAATTTTACTAGGTGAtcggggttttcgagaatgtcgttctgtaaagcttcaatCTGGCAATGCAGAAAGATGTTGCTGTCGGCTCGATAAATAGTTAACGTGGGACAGTGTAAAATGAGATGCTGCAAGTTGGCTTCGCATACGGAGTGGCAGAAGGTGCATAATGGGGGGGGGCGCAAAGGCATCAATGCCCTTCTTTTGGTCAGCCAACGTCTGCCATTTGTGAATTCTGTCAGGGGTagtagctgtgttggcaagtacTTTATTTATGAAGAAGATAATGAGGAaaattgaaaatgaaagtggacgaaaagataacttgtcgcctgTGGGAgacgaacccgcaacctccgcatcaCGCTTGCGTTGTACTAACAATCGTGCTACGGGGACGGCCATTGATCCGTCCACTATCTTGAGTATTCATGCGTACTAGACCTAGCCCTGGGAAGGGTTATCTAGCGCCATTCAGGGCTCATggcgggcggatgtggaacatctatTTTTGCCCAATGGCGTCACGTAACGCGTGAAAATAATACATCAAGCGCGTTTCTAATAAACACtcgtatgctacctaatgacatcaaggctgccagattcgggGCTCTGGCTATGGATTTATTATTTTCATGGTTCAAACCGGCCTCCCTTTTATCTGCCATTTTAAATTTATCTAAGGCAAAATGTGTTCTGATACAGTAATCGTCCACCTAAGCGTTCCTTATAGCATAAATATAATTTTCTAGTTCAGCTAATAAAAGAATTGAAATTGTGGCTTAAATGAAGGCTAGCATGGGCAACTGTGGCTATTTATTGCGTCAAGGTGGAACCCATGGTGTCAGTGCGAGACACGTTCGATGTCGGAAGCAATGTCGGATTAATCTATGGGCTAAAGGGGCTGCAGCCGCGGACCCCGGCCTACTGCTAGGGGACCCCATGAAAAATATTCCATGATGCCCCCCCACCGCCAGAAAATTCAAAGGGGCCCTGGATACTTTGGTTATACAATAGAAGTTGTAAAGCGTCGTCCAGGAAGTGTTTTACCCCAATAATTTGTTTAATGATTTATTAGTAGCCGTCATAGAATCAAAGAATAAGGGGTGCGAGGAAGTGATCTGCCCTTCGTGTACAGATGCTCTCTTTACTTGCTCGACCAACGCAGGCAAGCAACCTTCCTCTTGCCTCCTCCCATATAAGAGACGGGGGTTCCCCTCCTATAGTGCATGTGCTTTCTGATAATTGTCTAGATTGTACGGCGCATCTGCGGGGCAGTTTAAAGTGTCCACGTAAATTGCTGCTTCACAACATCCAGTTCCCCTTTTCCTGAGTGATGGCCAGCAGTTCGCGGCCATCAATGAGGAAAAGGAGAACTGGACGTTGTAAAGCAGCAAACTCTTTACTTATGCATGGTCACTTTAAATTGCTCTGCAGATGGAGCATTTCATGGATTTGTGACTACACTTCGCAGTAAGAAGCCC
This genomic stretch from Dermacentor silvarum isolate Dsil-2018 chromosome 2, BIME_Dsil_1.4, whole genome shotgun sequence harbors:
- the LOC119441122 gene encoding uncharacterized protein LOC119441122; translated protein: MNRLALCATLLVLGMASMNEAILCHEPQPQVGDWVLNEYDGKECVSLVKELCPGMHDYDTSFWRRGEKVKSNCRTIPRLTPIATFLASDNTYEGHAAIFDTCDSDGLWVYDQWNETGKYLKRRKVPYGYRVPSYNGDNFYVIELQR